A single genomic interval of Orcinus orca chromosome 19, mOrcOrc1.1, whole genome shotgun sequence harbors:
- the ZMYND15 gene encoding zinc finger MYND domain-containing protein 15 isoform X8 — protein sequence MTQPQTLPSTSLSPYIPPSAQSGPRPCFPEDMEFVSGYRDEFLDFVALLFGWFRKFVAERGAVRTSPEGCWWQLEAQIRRLPQDRALWVLHVLPNRSVGISLGQGAEPGPAPGLGAARLLGDEPPLHLRDLSPYVSFVSLEEGGEEEGAGTEKVETEADGKPAPTSRESPREAKPPGEADGAQQEAAGGEVGCQEDRAEDKPGPERRKGQRSEAAPLHLSCLLLVTDEHGTILGIDLLTDGGQGSAGRGSGTQNLAPRAYALLCHSMACPMGSGDPRKPRKLTVGDAQLHRELENLVPRLKVKLTKTPMRTWGPRPGFTFASLRARNCHVCHRHSFEVKLTPCPQCGAVLYCGEACLQADWKRCPDDVSHRFWCPRLAAFMERAGELATLPFTYTAEVTSETFNKEAFLASRGLTRGYWTQLSMLIPGPGTLGHPRGSTPSLSVLLNGDPYQLLQGDGPALMPPVPPDPPRGLFGSWQDYYTWRGLSLDSPMAVLLTYPLTMYYVITHLVPQSFPELNIQNKQSLKIHVMEAGKEFDLIMVFWELLVLLPNVALELQFVGDSLPPESDQQNFTLQRDDLEVSVRPGSGVSARLSSGTKEKGGRRDLQIKVSARPYHLLQGPKPDLVIGFNSGFGLKDTWLSSLPRLQSLRVPAFFTESSEYGCVMDDQTMAVATGGGTSPPQPNPFRSPFRLRAADNCMPWYCNAFIFHLVYKPLQGSWARPAPGPAPPAPTPTAPPAPARRRRGEKKPGLRARRRR from the exons ATGACCCAGCCCCAAACTCTCCCGAGTACCTCTCTCTCACCATACATCCCTCCCTCTGCTCAGTCTGGGCCCAGGCCTTGTTTCCCTGAAGACATGGAGTTTGTGTCTGGATACCGGGATGAGTTCCTTGATTTCGTTGCCCTCCTCTTTGGCTGGTTCCGCAAGTTCGTGGCGGAGCGCGGGGCCGTGAGAACCAGCCCGGAGGGTtgctggtggcagctggaggctCAGATCAGAAGGCTGCCCCAGGACCGCGCCCTTTGGGTGCTCCACGTCTTGCCCAACCGTAGTGTGGGCATCAGCCTGGggcaaggggcagagccaggccctGCACCAGGCCTGGGGGCTGCCCGGCTCCTGGGAGACGAGCCCCCACTCCACCTGCGGGACCTAAGCCCCTATGTCAGCTTTGTCAgcctggaggaagggggagaggaggagggcgCAGGCACCGAGAAAGTAGAAACAGAGGCGGATGGGAAGCCAGCCCCTACCAGCAGGGAGTCCCCACGGGAAGCAAAACCCCCAGGGGAGGCAGACGGGGCCCAGCAGGAGGCAGCAGGTGGCGAGgtcggctgccaagaggacagaGCGGAGGACAAACCAGGGCCtgagagaagaaagggacagagaagtg AGGCGGCCCCCCTGCACCTTTCCTGCCTCCTACTGGTGACGGATGAACACGGCACCATCTTGGGCATTGACCTGCTGACGGATGGAGGGCAGGGGAGTGCAGGCAGGGGCTCAGGGACACAGAACCTGGCTCCTCGGGCCTATGCTCTCCTCTGCCACAGCATGGCCTGTCCCATGGGCTCTGGAGACCCCCGAAAGCCCCGAAAGCTTACTGTGGGAGACGCCCAGCTGCATCG GGAGCTGGAGAATCTGGTCCCAAGGCTGAAAGTGAAGCTAACCAAGACCCCGATGCGGACATGGGGTCCCCGGCCCGGCTTCACCTTTGCCTCCCTTCGGGCTCGAAACTGCCATGTTTGTCACAGGCATAGCTTTGAAGTGAAGCTAACCCCCTG CCCCCAGTGTGGCGCTGTCTTGTACTGCGGAGAGGCTTGTCTCCAGGCTGACTGGAAGCGATGCCCAGATGATGTGAGCCATCGATTTTGGTGCCCAAGGCTTGCAGCCTTCATGGAGCGGGCCGGAGAACTGGCAACTCTGCCTTTTACCTACACCGCAG AGGTGACCAGTGAAACCTTTAACAAGGAGGCCTTCCTGGCCTCACGAGGCCTCACTCGTGGCTACTGGACCCAGCTCAGCATGCTGATTCCAGGCCCTGGCACCCTCGGGCACCCAAGGGGCAGCACACCATCCCTCAGCGTTCTTCTCAATG GAGATCCCTACCAGCTTCTTCAGGGGGATGGGCCTGCTCTGATGCCTCCTGTGCCCCCAGATCCACCCAGGGGCCTCTTTG GCTCGTGGCAGGATTACTACACATGGCGGGGCCTCAGCTTGGACTCCCCCATGGCTGTGCTTCTCACCTACCCGCTGACTATGTACTACGTCATCACCCATCTGGTGCCCCAGTCCT TCCCTGAGCTCAACATCCAGAACAAACAGTCACTGAAAATCCACGTGATGGAGGCTGGGAAGGAGTTTGACCTCATCATGGTGTTTTGG GAGCTCTTGGTCTTGCTCCCCAACGTGGCCCTGGAGCTGCAGTTTGTGGGTGACAGCCTGCCCCCTGAGAGTGACCAGCAGAATTTTACCTTGCAGAGG GATGACCTCGAAGTATCTGTCCGTCCTGGTTCCGGGGTATCAGCACGGCTAAGCTCTGGGACTAAGGAGAAGGGGGGCCGCAGGGACCTgcagatcaaggtgtctgcacgGCCCTACCACCTGCTCCAGGGGCCCAAGCCTGACTTGGTTATCG GATTTAACTCTGGCTTTGGTCTAAAGGACACTTGGCTGAGCTCGCTGCCCCGGTTACAG tcccTCCGAGTGCCGGCCTTCTTCACCGAGAGCAGCGAGTACGGCTGTGTGATGGACGACCAGACCATGGCGGTGGCCACGGGAGGGGGCACCAGCCCTCCACAGCCCAACCCTTTCCGCTCCCCCTTTCGCCTCAGAGCGGCGGACAACTGTATGCCCTG GTACTGCAACGCCTTCATCTTCCACCTCGTCTACAAGCCTCTGCAAGGGAGCTGGGCCCGCCCGGCGCCAGGGCCCGCGCCTCCCGCCCCAACTCCTACCGCTCCTCCCGCCCCCGCCCGTAGGCGCCGAGGAGAAAAGAAACCTGGGCTGAGGGCCCGCCGGCGGAGGTGA
- the ZMYND15 gene encoding zinc finger MYND domain-containing protein 15 isoform X10 → MTQPQTLPSTSLSPYIPPSAQSGPRPCFPEDMEFVSGYRDEFLDFVALLFGWFRKFVAERGAVRTSPEGCWWQLEAQIRRLPQDRALWVLHVLPNRSVGISLGQGAEPGPAPGLGAARLLGDEPPLHLRDLSPYVSFVSLEEGGEEEGAGTEKVETEADGKPAPTSRESPREAKPPGEADGAQQEAAGGEVGCQEDRAEDKPGPERRKGQRSEAAPLHLSCLLLVTDEHGTILGIDLLTDGGQGSAGRGSGTQNLAPRAYALLCHSMACPMGSGDPRKPRKLTVGDAQLHRELENLVPRLKVKLTKTPMRTWGPRPGFTFASLRARNCHVCHRHSFEVKLTPCPQCGAVLYCGEACLQADWKRCPDDVSHRFWCPRLAAFMERAGELATLPFTYTAEVTSETFNKEAFLASRGLTRGYWTQLSMLIPGPGTLGHPRGSTPSLSVLLNGDPYQLLQGDGPALMPPVPPDPPRGLFGSWQDYYTWRGLSLDSPMAVLLTYPLTMYYVITHLVPQSFPELNIQNKQSLKIHVMEAGKEFDLIMVFWELLVLLPNVALELQFVGDSLPPESDQQNFTLQRDDLEVSVRPGSGVSARLSSGTKEKGGRRDLQIKVSARPYHLLQGPKPDLVIGGPGSQLLLALLSSAGFNSGFGLKDTWLSSLPRLQSLRVPAFFTESSEYGCVMDDQTMAVATGGGTSPPQPNPFRSPFRLRAADNCMPWYCNAFIFHLVYKPLQGSWARPAPGPAPPAPTPTAPPAPARRRRGEKKPGLRARRRR, encoded by the exons ATGACCCAGCCCCAAACTCTCCCGAGTACCTCTCTCTCACCATACATCCCTCCCTCTGCTCAGTCTGGGCCCAGGCCTTGTTTCCCTGAAGACATGGAGTTTGTGTCTGGATACCGGGATGAGTTCCTTGATTTCGTTGCCCTCCTCTTTGGCTGGTTCCGCAAGTTCGTGGCGGAGCGCGGGGCCGTGAGAACCAGCCCGGAGGGTtgctggtggcagctggaggctCAGATCAGAAGGCTGCCCCAGGACCGCGCCCTTTGGGTGCTCCACGTCTTGCCCAACCGTAGTGTGGGCATCAGCCTGGggcaaggggcagagccaggccctGCACCAGGCCTGGGGGCTGCCCGGCTCCTGGGAGACGAGCCCCCACTCCACCTGCGGGACCTAAGCCCCTATGTCAGCTTTGTCAgcctggaggaagggggagaggaggagggcgCAGGCACCGAGAAAGTAGAAACAGAGGCGGATGGGAAGCCAGCCCCTACCAGCAGGGAGTCCCCACGGGAAGCAAAACCCCCAGGGGAGGCAGACGGGGCCCAGCAGGAGGCAGCAGGTGGCGAGgtcggctgccaagaggacagaGCGGAGGACAAACCAGGGCCtgagagaagaaagggacagagaagtg AGGCGGCCCCCCTGCACCTTTCCTGCCTCCTACTGGTGACGGATGAACACGGCACCATCTTGGGCATTGACCTGCTGACGGATGGAGGGCAGGGGAGTGCAGGCAGGGGCTCAGGGACACAGAACCTGGCTCCTCGGGCCTATGCTCTCCTCTGCCACAGCATGGCCTGTCCCATGGGCTCTGGAGACCCCCGAAAGCCCCGAAAGCTTACTGTGGGAGACGCCCAGCTGCATCG GGAGCTGGAGAATCTGGTCCCAAGGCTGAAAGTGAAGCTAACCAAGACCCCGATGCGGACATGGGGTCCCCGGCCCGGCTTCACCTTTGCCTCCCTTCGGGCTCGAAACTGCCATGTTTGTCACAGGCATAGCTTTGAAGTGAAGCTAACCCCCTG CCCCCAGTGTGGCGCTGTCTTGTACTGCGGAGAGGCTTGTCTCCAGGCTGACTGGAAGCGATGCCCAGATGATGTGAGCCATCGATTTTGGTGCCCAAGGCTTGCAGCCTTCATGGAGCGGGCCGGAGAACTGGCAACTCTGCCTTTTACCTACACCGCAG AGGTGACCAGTGAAACCTTTAACAAGGAGGCCTTCCTGGCCTCACGAGGCCTCACTCGTGGCTACTGGACCCAGCTCAGCATGCTGATTCCAGGCCCTGGCACCCTCGGGCACCCAAGGGGCAGCACACCATCCCTCAGCGTTCTTCTCAATG GAGATCCCTACCAGCTTCTTCAGGGGGATGGGCCTGCTCTGATGCCTCCTGTGCCCCCAGATCCACCCAGGGGCCTCTTTG GCTCGTGGCAGGATTACTACACATGGCGGGGCCTCAGCTTGGACTCCCCCATGGCTGTGCTTCTCACCTACCCGCTGACTATGTACTACGTCATCACCCATCTGGTGCCCCAGTCCT TCCCTGAGCTCAACATCCAGAACAAACAGTCACTGAAAATCCACGTGATGGAGGCTGGGAAGGAGTTTGACCTCATCATGGTGTTTTGG GAGCTCTTGGTCTTGCTCCCCAACGTGGCCCTGGAGCTGCAGTTTGTGGGTGACAGCCTGCCCCCTGAGAGTGACCAGCAGAATTTTACCTTGCAGAGG GATGACCTCGAAGTATCTGTCCGTCCTGGTTCCGGGGTATCAGCACGGCTAAGCTCTGGGACTAAGGAGAAGGGGGGCCGCAGGGACCTgcagatcaaggtgtctgcacgGCCCTACCACCTGCTCCAGGGGCCCAAGCCTGACTTGGTTATCG gaggcccTGGGAGCCAGCTTCTCCTTGCTCTCCTTTCCTCCGCAGGATTTAACTCTGGCTTTGGTCTAAAGGACACTTGGCTGAGCTCGCTGCCCCGGTTACAG tcccTCCGAGTGCCGGCCTTCTTCACCGAGAGCAGCGAGTACGGCTGTGTGATGGACGACCAGACCATGGCGGTGGCCACGGGAGGGGGCACCAGCCCTCCACAGCCCAACCCTTTCCGCTCCCCCTTTCGCCTCAGAGCGGCGGACAACTGTATGCCCTG GTACTGCAACGCCTTCATCTTCCACCTCGTCTACAAGCCTCTGCAAGGGAGCTGGGCCCGCCCGGCGCCAGGGCCCGCGCCTCCCGCCCCAACTCCTACCGCTCCTCCCGCCCCCGCCCGTAGGCGCCGAGGAGAAAAGAAACCTGGGCTGAGGGCCCGCCGGCGGAGGTGA
- the ZMYND15 gene encoding zinc finger MYND domain-containing protein 15 isoform X7, protein MTQPQTLPSTSLSPYIPPSAQSGPRPCFPEDMEFVSGYRDEFLDFVALLFGWFRKFVAERGAVRTSPEGCWWQLEAQIRRLPQDRALWVLHVLPNRSVGISLGQGAEPGPAPGLGAARLLGDEPPLHLRDLSPYVSFVSLEEGGEEEGAGTEKVETEADGKPAPTSRESPREAKPPGEADGAQQEAAGGEVGCQEDRAEDKPGPERRKGQRSEAAPLHLSCLLLVTDEHGTILGIDLLTDGGQGSAGRGSGTQNLAPRAYALLCHSMACPMGSGDPRKPRKLTVGDAQLHRELENLVPRLKVKLTKTPMRTWGPRPGFTFASLRARNCHVCHRHSFEVKLTPCPQCGAVLYCGEACLQADWKRCPDDVSHRFWCPRLAAFMERAGELATLPFTYTAEVTSETFNKEAFLASRGLTRGYWTQLSMLIPGPGTLGHPRGSTPSLSVLLNGDPYQLLQGDGPALMPPVPPDPPRGLFGSWQDYYTWRGLSLDSPMAVLLTYPLTMYYVITHLVPQSFPELNIQNKQSLKIHVMEAGKEFDLIMVFWELLVLLPNVALELQFVGDSLPPESDQQNFTLQRVRAEGGALLFSPNPPAVLPAGLCPSDPCLLSPVLPDASPSTKTSTGFSTPLQTPQDDLEVSVRPGSGVSARLSSGTKEKGGRRDLQIKVSARPYHLLQGPKPDLVIGHLAELAAPVTVPPSAGLLHREQRVRLCDGRPDHGGGHGRGHQPSTAQPFPLPLSPQSGGQLYALAPRRKETWAEGPPAEVRAER, encoded by the exons ATGACCCAGCCCCAAACTCTCCCGAGTACCTCTCTCTCACCATACATCCCTCCCTCTGCTCAGTCTGGGCCCAGGCCTTGTTTCCCTGAAGACATGGAGTTTGTGTCTGGATACCGGGATGAGTTCCTTGATTTCGTTGCCCTCCTCTTTGGCTGGTTCCGCAAGTTCGTGGCGGAGCGCGGGGCCGTGAGAACCAGCCCGGAGGGTtgctggtggcagctggaggctCAGATCAGAAGGCTGCCCCAGGACCGCGCCCTTTGGGTGCTCCACGTCTTGCCCAACCGTAGTGTGGGCATCAGCCTGGggcaaggggcagagccaggccctGCACCAGGCCTGGGGGCTGCCCGGCTCCTGGGAGACGAGCCCCCACTCCACCTGCGGGACCTAAGCCCCTATGTCAGCTTTGTCAgcctggaggaagggggagaggaggagggcgCAGGCACCGAGAAAGTAGAAACAGAGGCGGATGGGAAGCCAGCCCCTACCAGCAGGGAGTCCCCACGGGAAGCAAAACCCCCAGGGGAGGCAGACGGGGCCCAGCAGGAGGCAGCAGGTGGCGAGgtcggctgccaagaggacagaGCGGAGGACAAACCAGGGCCtgagagaagaaagggacagagaagtg AGGCGGCCCCCCTGCACCTTTCCTGCCTCCTACTGGTGACGGATGAACACGGCACCATCTTGGGCATTGACCTGCTGACGGATGGAGGGCAGGGGAGTGCAGGCAGGGGCTCAGGGACACAGAACCTGGCTCCTCGGGCCTATGCTCTCCTCTGCCACAGCATGGCCTGTCCCATGGGCTCTGGAGACCCCCGAAAGCCCCGAAAGCTTACTGTGGGAGACGCCCAGCTGCATCG GGAGCTGGAGAATCTGGTCCCAAGGCTGAAAGTGAAGCTAACCAAGACCCCGATGCGGACATGGGGTCCCCGGCCCGGCTTCACCTTTGCCTCCCTTCGGGCTCGAAACTGCCATGTTTGTCACAGGCATAGCTTTGAAGTGAAGCTAACCCCCTG CCCCCAGTGTGGCGCTGTCTTGTACTGCGGAGAGGCTTGTCTCCAGGCTGACTGGAAGCGATGCCCAGATGATGTGAGCCATCGATTTTGGTGCCCAAGGCTTGCAGCCTTCATGGAGCGGGCCGGAGAACTGGCAACTCTGCCTTTTACCTACACCGCAG AGGTGACCAGTGAAACCTTTAACAAGGAGGCCTTCCTGGCCTCACGAGGCCTCACTCGTGGCTACTGGACCCAGCTCAGCATGCTGATTCCAGGCCCTGGCACCCTCGGGCACCCAAGGGGCAGCACACCATCCCTCAGCGTTCTTCTCAATG GAGATCCCTACCAGCTTCTTCAGGGGGATGGGCCTGCTCTGATGCCTCCTGTGCCCCCAGATCCACCCAGGGGCCTCTTTG GCTCGTGGCAGGATTACTACACATGGCGGGGCCTCAGCTTGGACTCCCCCATGGCTGTGCTTCTCACCTACCCGCTGACTATGTACTACGTCATCACCCATCTGGTGCCCCAGTCCT TCCCTGAGCTCAACATCCAGAACAAACAGTCACTGAAAATCCACGTGATGGAGGCTGGGAAGGAGTTTGACCTCATCATGGTGTTTTGG GAGCTCTTGGTCTTGCTCCCCAACGTGGCCCTGGAGCTGCAGTTTGTGGGTGACAGCCTGCCCCCTGAGAGTGACCAGCAGAATTTTACCTTGCAGAGGGTGAGGGCTGAGGGGGGTGCCCTGCTCTTTAGCCCTAACCCTCCTGCTGTCCTCCCAGCTGGGCTCTGCCCTTCCGATCCCTGCCTCCTCTCCCCTGTCTTACCTGATGCATCTCCCAGTACCAAAACTTCCACCGGCTTCTCCACCCCACTCCAAACTCCCCAGGATGACCTCGAAGTATCTGTCCGTCCTGGTTCCGGGGTATCAGCACGGCTAAGCTCTGGGACTAAGGAGAAGGGGGGCCGCAGGGACCTgcagatcaaggtgtctgcacgGCCCTACCACCTGCTCCAGGGGCCCAAGCCTGACTTGGTTATCG GACACTTGGCTGAGCTCGCTGCCCCGGTTACAG tcccTCCGAGTGCCGGCCTTCTTCACCGAGAGCAGCGAGTACGGCTGTGTGATGGACGACCAGACCATGGCGGTGGCCACGGGAGGGGGCACCAGCCCTCCACAGCCCAACCCTTTCCGCTCCCCCTTTCGCCTCAGAGCGGCGGACAACTGTATGCCCTG GCGCCGAGGAGAAAAGAAACCTGGGCTGAGGGCCCGCCGGCGGAGGTGAGGGCGGAGAGGTAG
- the ZMYND15 gene encoding zinc finger MYND domain-containing protein 15 isoform X3 encodes MTQPQTLPSTSLSPYIPPSAQSGPRPCFPEDMEFVSGYRDEFLDFVALLFGWFRKFVAERGAVRTSPEGCWWQLEAQIRRLPQDRALWVLHVLPNRSVGISLGQGAEPGPAPGLGAARLLGDEPPLHLRDLSPYVSFVSLEEGGEEEGAGTEKVETEADGKPAPTSRESPREAKPPGEADGAQQEAAGGEVGCQEDRAEDKPGPERRKGQRSEAAPLHLSCLLLVTDEHGTILGIDLLTDGGQGSAGRGSGTQNLAPRAYALLCHSMACPMGSGDPRKPRKLTVGDAQLHRELENLVPRLKVKLTKTPMRTWGPRPGFTFASLRARNCHVCHRHSFEVKLTPCPQCGAVLYCGEACLQADWKRCPDDVSHRFWCPRLAAFMERAGELATLPFTYTAEVTSETFNKEAFLASRGLTRGYWTQLSMLIPGPGTLGHPRGSTPSLSVLLNGDPYQLLQGDGPALMPPVPPDPPRGLFGSWQDYYTWRGLSLDSPMAVLLTYPLTMYYVITHLVPQSFPELNIQNKQSLKIHVMEAGKEFDLIMVFWELLVLLPNVALELQFVGDSLPPESDQQNFTLQRVRAEGGALLFSPNPPAVLPAGLCPSDPCLLSPVLPDASPSTKTSTGFSTPLQTPQDDLEVSVRPGSGVSARLSSGTKEKGGRRDLQIKVSARPYHLLQGPKPDLVIGFNSGFGLKDTWLSSLPRLQSLRVPAFFTESSEYGCVMDDQTMAVATGGGTSPPQPNPFRSPFRLRAADNCMPWYCNAFIFHLVYKPLQGSWARPAPGPAPPAPTPTAPPAPARRRRGEKKPGLRARRRR; translated from the exons ATGACCCAGCCCCAAACTCTCCCGAGTACCTCTCTCTCACCATACATCCCTCCCTCTGCTCAGTCTGGGCCCAGGCCTTGTTTCCCTGAAGACATGGAGTTTGTGTCTGGATACCGGGATGAGTTCCTTGATTTCGTTGCCCTCCTCTTTGGCTGGTTCCGCAAGTTCGTGGCGGAGCGCGGGGCCGTGAGAACCAGCCCGGAGGGTtgctggtggcagctggaggctCAGATCAGAAGGCTGCCCCAGGACCGCGCCCTTTGGGTGCTCCACGTCTTGCCCAACCGTAGTGTGGGCATCAGCCTGGggcaaggggcagagccaggccctGCACCAGGCCTGGGGGCTGCCCGGCTCCTGGGAGACGAGCCCCCACTCCACCTGCGGGACCTAAGCCCCTATGTCAGCTTTGTCAgcctggaggaagggggagaggaggagggcgCAGGCACCGAGAAAGTAGAAACAGAGGCGGATGGGAAGCCAGCCCCTACCAGCAGGGAGTCCCCACGGGAAGCAAAACCCCCAGGGGAGGCAGACGGGGCCCAGCAGGAGGCAGCAGGTGGCGAGgtcggctgccaagaggacagaGCGGAGGACAAACCAGGGCCtgagagaagaaagggacagagaagtg AGGCGGCCCCCCTGCACCTTTCCTGCCTCCTACTGGTGACGGATGAACACGGCACCATCTTGGGCATTGACCTGCTGACGGATGGAGGGCAGGGGAGTGCAGGCAGGGGCTCAGGGACACAGAACCTGGCTCCTCGGGCCTATGCTCTCCTCTGCCACAGCATGGCCTGTCCCATGGGCTCTGGAGACCCCCGAAAGCCCCGAAAGCTTACTGTGGGAGACGCCCAGCTGCATCG GGAGCTGGAGAATCTGGTCCCAAGGCTGAAAGTGAAGCTAACCAAGACCCCGATGCGGACATGGGGTCCCCGGCCCGGCTTCACCTTTGCCTCCCTTCGGGCTCGAAACTGCCATGTTTGTCACAGGCATAGCTTTGAAGTGAAGCTAACCCCCTG CCCCCAGTGTGGCGCTGTCTTGTACTGCGGAGAGGCTTGTCTCCAGGCTGACTGGAAGCGATGCCCAGATGATGTGAGCCATCGATTTTGGTGCCCAAGGCTTGCAGCCTTCATGGAGCGGGCCGGAGAACTGGCAACTCTGCCTTTTACCTACACCGCAG AGGTGACCAGTGAAACCTTTAACAAGGAGGCCTTCCTGGCCTCACGAGGCCTCACTCGTGGCTACTGGACCCAGCTCAGCATGCTGATTCCAGGCCCTGGCACCCTCGGGCACCCAAGGGGCAGCACACCATCCCTCAGCGTTCTTCTCAATG GAGATCCCTACCAGCTTCTTCAGGGGGATGGGCCTGCTCTGATGCCTCCTGTGCCCCCAGATCCACCCAGGGGCCTCTTTG GCTCGTGGCAGGATTACTACACATGGCGGGGCCTCAGCTTGGACTCCCCCATGGCTGTGCTTCTCACCTACCCGCTGACTATGTACTACGTCATCACCCATCTGGTGCCCCAGTCCT TCCCTGAGCTCAACATCCAGAACAAACAGTCACTGAAAATCCACGTGATGGAGGCTGGGAAGGAGTTTGACCTCATCATGGTGTTTTGG GAGCTCTTGGTCTTGCTCCCCAACGTGGCCCTGGAGCTGCAGTTTGTGGGTGACAGCCTGCCCCCTGAGAGTGACCAGCAGAATTTTACCTTGCAGAGGGTGAGGGCTGAGGGGGGTGCCCTGCTCTTTAGCCCTAACCCTCCTGCTGTCCTCCCAGCTGGGCTCTGCCCTTCCGATCCCTGCCTCCTCTCCCCTGTCTTACCTGATGCATCTCCCAGTACCAAAACTTCCACCGGCTTCTCCACCCCACTCCAAACTCCCCAGGATGACCTCGAAGTATCTGTCCGTCCTGGTTCCGGGGTATCAGCACGGCTAAGCTCTGGGACTAAGGAGAAGGGGGGCCGCAGGGACCTgcagatcaaggtgtctgcacgGCCCTACCACCTGCTCCAGGGGCCCAAGCCTGACTTGGTTATCG GATTTAACTCTGGCTTTGGTCTAAAGGACACTTGGCTGAGCTCGCTGCCCCGGTTACAG tcccTCCGAGTGCCGGCCTTCTTCACCGAGAGCAGCGAGTACGGCTGTGTGATGGACGACCAGACCATGGCGGTGGCCACGGGAGGGGGCACCAGCCCTCCACAGCCCAACCCTTTCCGCTCCCCCTTTCGCCTCAGAGCGGCGGACAACTGTATGCCCTG GTACTGCAACGCCTTCATCTTCCACCTCGTCTACAAGCCTCTGCAAGGGAGCTGGGCCCGCCCGGCGCCAGGGCCCGCGCCTCCCGCCCCAACTCCTACCGCTCCTCCCGCCCCCGCCCGTAGGCGCCGAGGAGAAAAGAAACCTGGGCTGAGGGCCCGCCGGCGGAGGTGA